Proteins found in one Neofelis nebulosa isolate mNeoNeb1 chromosome 3, mNeoNeb1.pri, whole genome shotgun sequence genomic segment:
- the DCAF16 gene encoding DDB1- and CUL4-associated factor 16, which yields MGPRNPSPDPLSESESEEEENANYLNESSGQEWDSSEEEDPVVPNLTPLESLAWQVKCLLKYSTTWKPLNPNSWLYHAKLLDPSTPVHILREIGLRLSHCSHCVPKLEPIPEWPPLASCGVPPFQKPLTNPSRLSRDHATLNGALQFATKQLSRTLSRATPIPEYLKQIPNSCVSGCCCGWLTKTVKETTRTEPINTTYSYTDFQKAVNKLLTASL from the coding sequence ATGGGTCCCAGGAATCCCTCTCCTGACCCCTTATCAGAATCAGaaagtgaggaagaagaaaacgCTAACTACCTAAATGAGAGTTCTGGGCAAGAGTGGGATTCCTCTGAAGAAGAAGACCCTGTGGTGCCCAACCTGACACCTCTTGAGAGTCTTGCCTGGCAGGTTAAGTGCCTTTTAAAATACTCTACAACTTGGAAACCTTTAAATCCTAATTCCTGGTTATATCATGCTAAACTCTTAGATCCAAGCACACCAGTCCATATACTTCGAGAGATAGGTCTAAGACTCTCTCATTGCTCCCACTGTGTACCCAAACTGGAACCAATTCCTGAATGGCCTCCTCTGGCTTCTTGTGGAGTCCCGCCTTTTCAAAAGCCCCTTACAAATCCCAGCCGGCTTTCTAGAGATCATGCCACTCTAAATGGAGCACTGCAATTTGCCACCAAACAGTTAAGCCGAACGTTGAGTAGAGCCACTCCCATACCTGAATACCTAAAACAGATCCCTAATTCATGTGTTTCTGGTTGTTGCTGTGGCTGGTTAACTAAAACAGTTAAGGAAACAACCCGAACTGAACCCATCAATACTACTTACTCCTACACTGACTTCCAAAAGGCAGTTAACAAACTCCTAACTGCATCACTGTAA